The proteins below come from a single Bordetella genomosp. 11 genomic window:
- a CDS encoding alpha/beta hydrolase fold domain-containing protein has protein sequence MVQREADQDRTRILVSGDSAGGGLAAALALLARDRGKYAIAYQHLVFPMIDDRTAIDPDVSPYAGEFIWTQASDLYGWTSLLNCAPGSREVSCYAAAARAEDLAGLPPTFIMCGALDLFLEESLEYARRLMRAGVPVEMHIYPGAPHGFQMVQTAVVSQQAVRDSTAALSKALRGTRHE, from the coding sequence CTGGTACAACGAGAAGCGGATCAAGATCGCACCCGTATTCTTGTCAGCGGTGACAGCGCAGGCGGCGGCCTCGCGGCGGCGCTGGCATTGCTCGCGCGCGATAGGGGTAAGTATGCGATCGCCTACCAGCATCTGGTCTTCCCAATGATCGATGACCGCACGGCGATTGATCCCGACGTATCACCCTATGCAGGGGAGTTCATCTGGACGCAGGCCTCAGATCTGTATGGCTGGACATCATTGCTCAATTGCGCGCCCGGCTCGCGCGAGGTGTCCTGCTACGCCGCTGCGGCACGGGCAGAAGATCTTGCGGGATTGCCACCCACATTCATCATGTGCGGGGCACTAGACCTATTCCTTGAGGAGAGCCTCGAATATGCCCGACGGTTAATGCGGGCTGGGGTGCCCGTCGAAATGCACATCTACCCTGGCGCTCCACACGGGTTTCAGATGGTGCAGACAGCAGTGGTGAGCCAACAGGCAGTTCGCGACTCCACGGCAGCGTTGTCAAAAGCATTACGAGGGACGAGACACGAATGA
- the istB gene encoding IS21-like element helper ATPase IstB, which produces MLNNATLTQLRALKLQGFADALQQQQEQADCLNLSFDERLALLVEREVYARGDRKRARLLQRAQLKYPTATLEDASFETVRGIDRSTLMGVALSTWIERGETLTFAGATGLGKTWLACALAQYACRQGHSALYLRVPRLAEELRILHGAGTFRRWLEQLAKVDVLILDDWGTGPMDSVTRGDLLEVIDDRVGHRATIITHQLPIEHWHAWLGDATIADAILDRLMQSCRRFNLEGESRRTGKAARAAAKSTRAVQEASQ; this is translated from the coding sequence ATGCTCAACAACGCCACCCTGACCCAACTGCGCGCGCTCAAACTGCAGGGCTTCGCCGACGCCTTGCAGCAGCAGCAAGAACAGGCCGACTGCCTGAACCTGTCGTTCGACGAGCGACTGGCCCTGCTGGTCGAGCGCGAGGTCTACGCCCGAGGCGACCGCAAGCGGGCTCGGCTGCTGCAGCGTGCCCAGCTGAAGTACCCCACGGCCACCTTGGAGGACGCCAGCTTCGAGACGGTGCGCGGCATCGACAGGTCCACCTTGATGGGCGTCGCACTGTCGACCTGGATCGAGCGGGGCGAGACGCTGACCTTCGCCGGCGCCACCGGGCTGGGCAAGACGTGGCTGGCCTGCGCGCTGGCCCAGTACGCCTGTCGCCAGGGACACTCGGCGCTGTACCTGAGGGTGCCACGTCTGGCCGAGGAGCTTCGCATCCTCCACGGCGCAGGCACCTTCCGACGTTGGCTCGAGCAGCTTGCCAAGGTCGACGTGTTGATCCTGGACGATTGGGGGACGGGTCCGATGGACAGTGTCACCCGGGGTGACCTGCTGGAGGTCATTGATGACCGGGTAGGCCACCGCGCGACGATCATCACGCACCAGTTGCCCATCGAGCATTGGCACGCCTGGCTGGGCGACGCCACGATCGCCGACGCCATCCTCGACCGATTGATGCAAAGCTGCCGGCGCTTCAATCTCGAGGGCGAGTCGCGTCGCACCGGCAAGGCCGCGCGGGCGGCAGCCAAGTCAACAAGGGCAGTTCAGGAGGCCAGCCAATGA
- the mobH gene encoding MobH family relaxase yields the protein MLSLFQRKRVSVAPAPSPAPTTDLPKGLLRPEAAAALLATPRRQKLLEHIWQRTSLSRRQFATLYRAPLERYAELVQQFPASESHHHAYPGGMLDHGLEIVAYSLKLRQSHLLPIGASPEDQAAQSEAWTAAVAYAALLHDIGKIAVDLHVELADGSTWHPWHGPLHQPYRFRYRDDREYRLHSAATGLLYRQLLDCDLLDWLSGYPSLWAPLLYVLAGQYEHAGVLGELVVQADRASVAQELGGDPARVMAAPKHALQRKLLDGLRYLLKEELKLNQPEASDGWLTEDALWLVSKTVSDKLRAHLLSQGIDGIPANNTAVFNVLQDHGMLQPTPDDKAVWRATVTSPSGWSHSFTLLRIAPALIWESGQRPTPFAGTVVIDVAPAAKDTDAFVPPAAIATKPAAEGQEPKRWEESGDIAAQAPPPASPAMPDAMEDMLAMVGMGDPPDVSHNEQADTANTSAARSEAPMPTMAVTSPTSPVSTAIAAPPPLSARPSGEHFMEWLRQGIALRKLIINDAKALVHTVSDTAYLVSPGVFQRYAQEHPQVGMLAKQESQQDWQWVQKRFERVQLHRKHPNGLNIWASEVTGPRKSRRLHGYLLQDPHLLFTEVPPNNPYLSLI from the coding sequence ATGCTCTCCTTGTTCCAGCGAAAAAGGGTCTCTGTCGCCCCCGCTCCGTCGCCAGCACCCACCACCGATCTCCCGAAAGGGCTGCTGCGGCCAGAAGCCGCCGCAGCGCTGCTGGCAACACCGCGCCGGCAGAAACTGCTGGAACACATCTGGCAGCGCACGTCGCTGTCGCGCAGGCAGTTCGCCACCCTGTACCGCGCACCGCTGGAACGCTACGCCGAGCTGGTCCAGCAGTTTCCCGCTTCCGAAAGCCACCACCACGCTTACCCGGGCGGCATGCTGGACCACGGCCTGGAAATCGTCGCCTACAGCCTGAAGCTGCGGCAGTCCCATCTGCTGCCCATCGGTGCCAGCCCCGAGGACCAGGCGGCGCAGTCCGAGGCCTGGACCGCCGCCGTCGCCTACGCGGCGCTGCTGCACGACATCGGCAAGATTGCCGTCGATCTGCACGTCGAGCTGGCCGACGGCAGTACCTGGCACCCGTGGCACGGCCCGCTGCATCAGCCGTACCGCTTCCGCTACCGCGACGATCGCGAATACCGGCTCCACAGCGCTGCGACAGGCCTGCTCTACCGACAACTGCTCGACTGCGATCTTCTGGACTGGCTCAGCGGCTATCCGTCCTTGTGGGCACCGCTGCTCTACGTTCTGGCTGGGCAGTATGAGCACGCCGGGGTCCTGGGCGAGCTTGTCGTGCAGGCTGATCGCGCTTCTGTGGCGCAGGAGCTGGGTGGTGATCCGGCCCGCGTCATGGCCGCGCCCAAGCACGCACTGCAACGCAAGCTACTCGACGGGCTGCGCTATCTGCTCAAGGAAGAGTTGAAACTGAACCAGCCCGAGGCCTCCGATGGCTGGCTCACCGAGGACGCGCTGTGGCTGGTGAGCAAGACGGTCTCCGACAAGCTGCGTGCGCACCTGCTATCCCAGGGCATCGATGGCATCCCGGCGAACAACACGGCGGTGTTCAATGTGCTGCAGGACCACGGTATGTTGCAGCCCACACCGGACGACAAGGCGGTCTGGCGGGCGACCGTGACCAGCCCCAGCGGCTGGTCTCACTCGTTCACGCTGCTGCGCATCGCTCCTGCGCTGATCTGGGAATCTGGCCAGCGGCCGACACCGTTCGCTGGCACCGTGGTAATCGACGTAGCGCCTGCAGCCAAAGATACCGATGCTTTCGTACCCCCGGCCGCGATCGCGACAAAGCCAGCCGCCGAGGGTCAGGAGCCGAAGCGTTGGGAGGAAAGCGGCGACATCGCTGCCCAGGCTCCCCCGCCCGCTTCCCCGGCCATGCCCGATGCCATGGAAGACATGTTAGCTATGGTAGGCATGGGCGATCCGCCCGACGTTTCTCACAATGAGCAGGCCGATACAGCCAACACATCTGCCGCACGCTCCGAGGCTCCTATGCCGACTATGGCTGTGACCTCGCCAACGTCGCCTGTATCCACGGCCATAGCTGCACCGCCACCCTTAAGCGCACGGCCATCCGGTGAGCATTTCATGGAGTGGCTGCGCCAGGGTATCGCTTTACGCAAGCTCATCATCAATGATGCGAAGGCGCTCGTGCATACCGTGAGCGACACCGCGTATCTGGTCAGCCCTGGCGTGTTCCAGCGGTACGCACAAGAACACCCACAAGTGGGCATGCTGGCAAAGCAGGAGAGCCAACAAGATTGGCAATGGGTGCAAAAGCGCTTCGAGCGGGTGCAGTTGCATCGCAAGCATCCCAACGGCTTGAACATCTGGGCCAGCGAAGTGACAGGTCCGCGAAAATCACGGCGCCTGCATGGCTACCTTTTGCAAGACCCCCATTTGTTGTTTACGGAGGTGCCTCCAAACAATCCGTATCTGTCGTTGATCTGA